The proteins below are encoded in one region of Halostella salina:
- a CDS encoding outer membrane protein assembly factor BamB family protein has product MDEEEQIRWSMTRLATVEPALVRRHAANTVWTIEQGLEEGNSVPTAVRTFTNIEPILPDHVAPSADYEQLLTHLDDETRQRATNGIAKLATQARRSYLERIDIDTIGSHLIDGVHAADRAQRNAAAQALGAVAVLDDAIAVAGLNALIRSITAHTPTGLRTKVAAIDTVVSTTPSLRERATVIRLAALLESGFDPEEVVQLLTTIEAHGQVAAEAIDLAVIAVHLGHESDRVREQAVDTLLSIGMASPDHRTEIVRWLRWARHDETADVQVRALRALGTAGQLWPATTPQVTASLLEQLSQYPGNAEAVANALVDINDTFPRAIPAISDQLRRSADESGISRATASCCLRVFATKSPRELTDSLEALAEWAGHPSDAGGRDAAEALLSVAQEAPDRVAEVSDQILAVLETDRVEPAQWAALAAAHSLAEYRATDAAPPVEWLRKRFSEAPLAFGAALAAVTEDHPETALPPIESIVATIRRIPESDEVLETEAATERILGRLVGSHPTVAPAVVRTLCTVLEQPEARDAAAPVLEEALTEWPYLTPLAADSMVNCLDVAGPRTLTHLAAPLSQLESAAARTALDQLAGHPNTAVRRAAERARSEHNDPDRPPNPRFVSEIDVANVSTADVDRVARRLVNHSNGDAAVALDGLQRIAGERPDLRTRSISHVLGYITAVDQPDPITPEIVSRFSPDGAAVAIPETHPGDDIDLQLLAELLGLFTDSENDLVRGQAVTAIQAVVRRNPEFASTRVLNHLEAGVEADAQFVQARSIRAIGELADLLPVDSIAVTETLEPRLFNPHPVVPHATFAVGELAKAAPDTVVPIAESLTGLLDWTPFDRQHARVTIRDVITAAPECETLFAERILDQLATEDEVPNGVLEIVGQLSGEVIAATDGGTKALLANLRGTESAYGYGIVADRLLRVAESAPAAVRGALDDEDENTLPPMRSGGLLHYLRALEIGLTEGDKRLDYPLIDIGNVFDPATDVTRAQDAVDSVDRGVTRIGLEGTSETGRQAKSILISTLTELGHAEFLRVLEPYQTSGPVVTPRPEQVTTWLRRSADADLRERAAKTICEHASPEYTKDVAAEMAATLGEGPHDRQQRVLAVLPQFIAAISTDSARSEIWAAIEQALTDEWEIQLAALQAVVSLGQSADFPSAIAIELLTDQLGDPAPTVRRRAAEGIATVCLESIVDIEPVVDDLGEAVTSDESCLERRRGSTIALGLIAAGEPGLRERTLETLDSTLSADDPKLRQHGVEAFQAVADAEAAAVSDRIGHIAERIGDIEPSVQRSAIECLATIGHTQRFRQPVSRALAVSLDVERSRIRATCAETLAEILSVHVSLKAALVERIRSRVDDPNPAVRAAAIRSLSYVGTDADLRRITVRKSDPHPDVRAAATEAKRRIERALSQDQLPPQARSAGVPTNKYNHARTAVQRGAQPDPGTTRSWAFDTREQIHASPAVVDGTVFIAGEYHIWALSAGAGDKRWQYRRGDEFETGLGQLFGDGGTHTVRSSPTLSDGSLYVGHIRSESAEVYALDTESGTENWTLETGCPVNTTPSVIDETVLVGTGDGKLLARTTSDGSERWTFETATSNCSTPATNGETVFVTSGGNHVHAIDPTDGGEYWATELESDSQQIRSPPAVLQDTVYAFPLNAGIAALDSSNGTVRWRTELGDANNVSTAVTASQLFAGTDTGVLHSIDTTDGSEEWRVPFDDGPLFPTVVGETVVVGTASGTLYGVRESNGEELWRVQTREPIDARPVLVDGTVYVATATGTVIAIE; this is encoded by the coding sequence ATGGACGAAGAGGAGCAGATACGGTGGTCGATGACCCGACTTGCGACCGTCGAACCGGCGTTGGTTCGCAGACACGCGGCCAATACCGTTTGGACTATCGAACAGGGGCTTGAAGAGGGCAATTCTGTCCCGACGGCTGTCAGAACGTTCACCAATATTGAGCCGATCCTCCCTGACCATGTCGCTCCGTCGGCCGACTACGAGCAGCTGTTGACCCACCTCGACGACGAGACTCGACAGCGTGCTACGAACGGCATTGCGAAGCTCGCCACACAGGCACGCCGATCGTATCTGGAGCGGATCGACATCGATACGATCGGTAGCCACTTGATCGACGGCGTCCACGCAGCTGATCGGGCACAGCGCAACGCTGCGGCACAAGCACTGGGGGCGGTAGCAGTTCTGGACGACGCCATAGCAGTCGCCGGACTGAACGCACTCATCCGCAGTATCACAGCCCACACCCCAACCGGATTGCGAACGAAGGTTGCGGCGATCGATACAGTGGTCTCGACCACTCCATCGCTTCGGGAACGTGCCACGGTCATCCGGCTCGCCGCGCTCCTAGAGAGTGGTTTCGACCCCGAAGAAGTGGTGCAACTGCTCACAACGATCGAAGCCCACGGGCAGGTTGCTGCCGAAGCGATCGATCTGGCTGTCATCGCCGTGCATCTCGGGCACGAGTCGGACCGGGTCCGCGAGCAGGCGGTTGACACACTTCTCAGCATCGGCATGGCGTCACCGGATCATCGAACCGAGATCGTCCGGTGGCTCCGGTGGGCCCGTCATGATGAGACTGCAGACGTGCAGGTGCGAGCTCTTCGGGCCCTGGGAACCGCGGGACAGCTGTGGCCCGCGACGACGCCGCAAGTGACCGCCTCCCTCCTGGAACAGCTCTCCCAGTACCCAGGCAATGCTGAGGCTGTCGCTAACGCATTGGTGGACATCAACGACACGTTTCCCCGGGCGATCCCGGCTATCAGCGATCAACTGCGACGGAGTGCCGATGAAAGCGGTATCTCCCGTGCAACTGCGAGCTGTTGTCTCCGTGTCTTCGCGACGAAGTCGCCCAGAGAGCTTACGGATTCGCTGGAAGCGTTGGCTGAATGGGCTGGTCATCCGAGTGATGCGGGTGGGCGGGACGCGGCGGAAGCATTGCTCTCGGTGGCACAGGAGGCACCTGACCGAGTTGCCGAAGTGAGTGATCAAATACTGGCGGTACTTGAGACAGACCGGGTGGAGCCAGCACAGTGGGCGGCACTCGCTGCTGCGCATTCGCTCGCTGAATATCGCGCCACGGACGCGGCACCGCCGGTGGAATGGCTCCGAAAGCGATTCTCCGAGGCGCCGCTGGCGTTCGGAGCGGCGCTTGCGGCCGTTACTGAGGATCATCCCGAGACCGCGCTTCCACCCATCGAGAGTATCGTAGCGACGATCAGACGAATCCCGGAATCGGATGAGGTTCTGGAAACGGAGGCCGCAACAGAGCGGATTCTGGGCCGTCTCGTTGGTAGTCATCCTACTGTCGCCCCCGCCGTTGTCCGAACGCTCTGTACTGTGCTTGAACAGCCGGAAGCACGCGACGCTGCTGCGCCGGTGCTCGAAGAAGCGCTGACTGAATGGCCGTATCTGACACCGCTGGCTGCGGATTCGATGGTGAACTGTTTAGATGTAGCGGGGCCTCGGACACTCACACATCTCGCCGCCCCGCTGTCGCAACTCGAATCGGCTGCTGCCAGGACCGCACTCGACCAGCTGGCAGGTCATCCGAACACAGCTGTCCGGCGTGCTGCAGAGCGAGCCCGGTCCGAACACAACGACCCGGATCGGCCGCCGAATCCCCGGTTCGTCTCCGAGATCGATGTGGCGAACGTATCCACGGCTGATGTCGACCGGGTGGCCCGGAGACTGGTGAACCATTCGAACGGTGACGCCGCAGTTGCTCTCGATGGACTTCAGCGCATCGCGGGTGAACGGCCGGATCTGCGTACGCGCAGCATCAGCCACGTGCTCGGCTATATTACCGCCGTCGATCAACCAGATCCAATCACTCCCGAGATCGTCTCTCGCTTCTCGCCGGATGGGGCTGCAGTTGCCATCCCTGAGACCCACCCTGGCGACGACATAGATCTGCAACTGCTGGCAGAGCTACTTGGCCTGTTTACTGACTCCGAAAACGATCTGGTACGTGGCCAGGCAGTCACGGCGATCCAGGCTGTGGTCCGTCGAAACCCGGAGTTCGCAAGTACCAGGGTCCTCAACCATCTCGAAGCGGGAGTCGAAGCGGATGCACAGTTCGTCCAAGCGCGTTCGATCCGAGCCATCGGCGAGCTGGCGGACCTCCTACCGGTGGATTCGATCGCAGTCACGGAGACGCTTGAACCGAGACTGTTCAACCCCCATCCGGTAGTTCCGCACGCGACGTTCGCAGTCGGTGAGCTGGCAAAGGCGGCACCTGACACGGTTGTTCCGATCGCGGAGTCGCTCACCGGGCTCCTGGACTGGACGCCGTTCGACCGGCAGCACGCCAGAGTAACGATCCGAGATGTGATCACGGCGGCACCGGAATGCGAGACGCTGTTTGCCGAGCGGATACTCGACCAACTCGCTACTGAAGACGAGGTTCCGAACGGTGTTTTGGAAATAGTCGGACAACTGTCCGGAGAGGTGATCGCGGCGACCGATGGGGGAACGAAGGCGCTTCTCGCGAATCTCCGCGGGACGGAGAGCGCTTACGGATACGGGATCGTCGCTGATCGATTACTGCGGGTTGCGGAGTCGGCCCCTGCGGCGGTTCGTGGTGCACTCGACGATGAGGACGAAAACACGCTCCCACCAATGCGCAGCGGGGGCCTGCTCCATTATTTGCGGGCCCTCGAAATCGGGCTCACGGAGGGTGACAAGCGACTGGATTACCCGCTTATCGATATCGGGAACGTCTTCGACCCGGCAACGGATGTGACGCGAGCGCAGGACGCAGTCGATAGTGTCGACCGAGGTGTCACGCGCATCGGTCTCGAAGGCACATCTGAGACGGGCCGACAGGCCAAGTCGATCCTGATCTCGACCCTGACCGAACTCGGCCACGCCGAGTTTCTCCGAGTGCTTGAACCGTACCAGACATCCGGCCCTGTGGTCACGCCACGCCCGGAGCAAGTCACGACCTGGCTCAGACGGTCAGCCGATGCGGACCTCCGCGAACGTGCTGCGAAGACGATCTGTGAGCACGCCAGTCCCGAATACACGAAGGATGTCGCAGCCGAAATGGCGGCGACGCTCGGAGAGGGGCCGCATGACCGCCAGCAACGGGTTCTTGCGGTGTTGCCTCAGTTCATCGCCGCTATCTCGACTGACAGCGCGCGCAGCGAGATCTGGGCGGCGATCGAACAGGCCCTGACCGACGAGTGGGAGATCCAACTCGCAGCGCTCCAAGCAGTGGTTTCGCTGGGACAGTCAGCTGACTTCCCTTCCGCCATAGCCATCGAATTGCTAACGGACCAGCTCGGGGACCCTGCACCGACGGTACGACGCCGAGCTGCTGAGGGTATTGCAACGGTTTGCCTCGAATCGATCGTCGATATCGAGCCGGTCGTCGACGACCTCGGAGAAGCAGTCACGTCGGACGAGTCATGCTTGGAACGGCGGCGTGGAAGCACTATCGCACTCGGGTTGATCGCGGCCGGGGAACCCGGGCTTCGAGAGCGAACTCTGGAGACGCTAGACAGTACGCTCTCGGCGGACGACCCGAAGCTCCGCCAGCACGGGGTAGAGGCATTTCAGGCCGTTGCAGATGCGGAGGCTGCGGCTGTCTCGGACAGGATCGGTCACATTGCTGAGCGGATCGGTGACATCGAACCGTCAGTACAGCGCTCGGCGATCGAGTGTTTGGCAACTATCGGACACACCCAACGCTTTCGCCAACCTGTTTCCCGGGCGCTTGCGGTATCACTCGACGTGGAGCGGAGCCGAATACGTGCGACATGCGCCGAAACCCTGGCGGAGATTCTCAGTGTGCATGTATCGCTTAAGGCCGCTCTCGTTGAACGGATTCGCAGCCGGGTTGACGATCCCAACCCAGCTGTGCGTGCTGCAGCCATCCGTTCGCTGAGCTACGTCGGGACGGACGCGGATCTCCGCAGGATCACAGTTCGTAAAAGCGATCCACACCCGGATGTTCGAGCCGCGGCAACGGAGGCAAAACGCCGGATCGAGCGGGCGCTTAGCCAGGATCAGTTGCCGCCGCAGGCTCGATCGGCTGGCGTCCCCACAAACAAGTACAACCACGCCAGAACAGCGGTTCAGAGAGGAGCACAGCCAGATCCCGGCACAACGAGAAGCTGGGCGTTCGATACCCGTGAACAGATACACGCATCCCCGGCCGTGGTCGATGGAACCGTTTTTATCGCCGGGGAGTACCACATCTGGGCACTATCCGCGGGTGCGGGCGACAAGCGGTGGCAGTACAGACGCGGTGACGAGTTCGAGACAGGACTCGGTCAGCTGTTCGGCGACGGCGGTACCCACACGGTCCGATCGTCACCGACGCTGTCCGATGGTTCACTCTACGTCGGCCACATCCGTTCCGAATCGGCCGAAGTTTATGCGCTTGATACCGAGAGCGGCACTGAGAACTGGACGCTAGAGACGGGCTGTCCCGTTAACACCACACCATCGGTTATCGATGAAACGGTTCTCGTAGGGACCGGCGACGGGAAACTTCTCGCTCGGACTACCTCTGATGGATCCGAACGCTGGACCTTCGAGACAGCCACGTCCAACTGTTCTACTCCCGCAACCAACGGCGAGACCGTCTTTGTCACGTCCGGCGGAAACCACGTCCACGCGATCGACCCGACTGACGGGGGCGAGTACTGGGCTACTGAACTCGAAAGCGACAGTCAACAGATCCGGTCGCCACCTGCAGTCCTTCAGGATACCGTGTATGCGTTCCCACTGAACGCCGGGATCGCTGCGCTTGACAGTTCGAACGGGACCGTCCGGTGGCGAACGGAACTGGGCGATGCGAACAACGTCTCCACAGCAGTCACTGCATCGCAACTCTTCGCTGGCACCGATACTGGCGTTTTACATTCGATAGACACTACCGATGGTAGTGAGGAGTGGCGCGTACCGTTCGACGACGGTCCGCTATTCCCCACAGTCGTCGGCGAGACCGTCGTGGTTGGGACCGCAAGTGGGACTCTATATGGTGTCCGTGAGTCGAACGGGGAGGAACTGTGGCGGGTCCAGACCCGTGAGCCGATAGATGCGCGTCCGGTTCTTGTGGATGGCACGGTCTACGTTGCTACCGCGACTGGGACGGTGATCGCAATCGAATGA
- a CDS encoding metallophosphoesterase, whose translation MTRYLISDHHFGHTNIIKYCDRPFSSPGEMDSTMLDRYYEIVDPDDTLIHLGDVAMDMRDGTETIERFDQLSGDLLVRGNHDMGLDPRDAPFPVVESCVLSGPERDFYCTHRPENIPNSWAGWAIHGHEHNNDTDEYPLLRTDAKRINVSAELLNYRPLSLAQISELIDACTAQVRLRDIDEAADLLTDQ comes from the coding sequence ATGACTCGGTATCTCATTTCAGACCACCATTTCGGGCATACGAACATCATCAAGTACTGTGACCGCCCGTTCAGTTCCCCCGGTGAAATGGATTCAACTATGCTCGACCGCTACTATGAGATAGTTGATCCGGATGATACTCTCATCCATCTCGGCGATGTCGCTATGGATATGCGGGACGGTACGGAGACGATAGAACGGTTCGATCAGCTCAGTGGTGACCTTCTCGTCCGCGGAAACCATGACATGGGGCTTGACCCGCGCGATGCGCCCTTCCCCGTCGTCGAGTCGTGCGTGCTTTCGGGGCCGGAGCGGGACTTCTACTGCACTCACCGCCCGGAGAACATTCCGAACAGCTGGGCTGGCTGGGCGATTCACGGACACGAGCACAACAACGATACCGACGAATACCCGTTGCTCCGAACCGACGCGAAGCGAATCAACGTCAGCGCTGAACTCCTGAACTATCGGCCGCTGAGTCTCGCTCAGATCTCCGAGCTCATCGATGCCTGTACTGCCCAAGTCCGTCTTCGAGACATCGACGAGGCAGCCGATCTGTTGACCGACCAGTAG
- a CDS encoding Fic family protein: MATVEEFFRESNAIEDVYSDAALEDSFDAWNYLTQQDELTHEVVQEGHRLILTNRQPEIAGQYRDSQVYVGDHVPPDPAVVHLKMENCWERFRRQVRKL; this comes from the coding sequence GTGGCCACTGTAGAAGAGTTCTTTCGGGAGTCCAACGCGATAGAAGATGTCTACAGCGACGCAGCCCTCGAAGACAGTTTCGATGCCTGGAACTACCTGACCCAGCAGGATGAGTTGACTCACGAAGTCGTTCAGGAAGGCCACCGGTTGATCCTTACGAACCGCCAACCAGAAATAGCGGGCCAATACCGTGACAGCCAGGTCTACGTGGGGGACCACGTCCCTCCCGACCCCGCGGTGGTTCATCTGAAGATGGAGAACTGTTGGGAGAGGTTCCGAAGACAGGTGCGGAAGCTGTGA